CGCCCGATGGTTTCTTCAATTGTCGGAATTCGAGCTCAAATACCAGCGGCCAAACGCCGTAAGAGGACAAGCAATAACCGACCTTATGGTTATGTTCTCAGGAGAGGGAGACGATGAAGTACACGAGTATATACCCGGAGAAGTCGCGGCTACAGACGCTAACAAACCCTGGGCCATGTTCTTTGATGGATCTTCCTACGGATCTGTCGGAGGAGCGGGAGTGGTCTTCGAAGCCCCACATGGAGAACTATTCTCATATTCATTCAAGCTGGACTTCCCATGAAGCAATAATGTAGCAGAGTACGAGGCCCTAATTCTAGGACTCCAAATGACAAAAGAGCTCAACCTCAGAAGTGTTGAAGTCAAAGGCGATTCTCGGCTTGTTACGAATCAAGTGAACGACGACTTTTGCATCAAATAACCACACCTGGCACCCTACCGAGCGGAGGCCAAAAGACTAATGAGTCAAACGTGATCAACTTTAGACCATACCGGCAGGGGCGGAAACAAACACGCGGATGCCATGGCAACCCTGGCAAGTAAGGTACatttaaaatatggagaagaggGGACGGTCACAATACGGAGAAGAGGGTTACCTAGTACGTGGAAGGAAGGCTTGTCCTTCGAGGAGGCGGACGATTGGAGAGAAGTACACATCGATGATTTGACGCGGATAAATGAAGAGCGGGTGATTCCCACCCAAGCCCTAAAATAATTTGTGATGATTCAATGCGCGTTGTACTACCGGGCGGCCGGAGGATCCCTTGCGAGATGCATAAATAAAAGGGAAGCAGAGAAGCTGCTGCAAGGATTGCACGCAGAGACTTGTGGACAGACTGACGTTGTCCACTTATACAGAAAGCTTCAGAGGATGGGCGTATATTGGCCAAGCATGTCAGCCCAAGCAACATCACTCCGGGATAGTTGTGCCGATTGTCAAGCACCGCCACAACCTGCGGAATTCTGCATGGTCGAGGAAGTAGACTGGAGACGGCCTTACATTGATTTCATCCAGCACAGGAAACTGCCTAGCGACAGACAAACGACTCTAAAAATACAGAGGAAGGCGCCGCGTTTCTTCATCCATGAAGGCGTGCTCTACTGGAAAATCTATGGTAATGCCGCGTTGCGATGCCTGTCGAGTCAAGAAGCAATAAAATTCATGACCCGATCTTACGAGACAGAACACCAAGGGATGCGAAAGTTGTTCCTACAATTGTATGAAGGAGGGTTTTACTGTCCTACCATGGAAAGCGACACCGCGGAACACGCTCGAAGATGCCTGCAGTGCCAGAAACATGGGAATTTAATCTAGGCGCCTCACGCATTATTGCATAGCATAGTAACTCCGTGGCCATTTCATAGTTGGGGGCTCGATCTCATAGGTCCGATCAACCCGACATCCTCGAGACAACACAAGTACATAATCATCGCCACTGAATACGCGTCAAAATGGGTTGAGGCTATACCCCTCAAAGACTACGCTGGAGCTACAATAGCCGTGTCCATCAAAGagcacatcatttgcagattcggtgcACCTATGATAATCAGGGCAGATAATGCAAAATCATTTGTGAACAAGGATGTGATCGATCTACTCCGCCAATACAATGTAAGACTTCACACGTCTACTCCTTATTACCCCAAAGGAAATGGGCAGGCGGAGGCAACGAACAAAACGCTTATCCGCATCCTCAGTAGGCTAGTACATGACCACCATAGGGAATGGCACGGACAACTATCATTGgcactttgggcatatagaaTCTCTAAACGAAGTTCCACCGGCGCATCCCCTTATTCACTGGTCTACGGAGAAGATGCAATTCTACCTGCAGAGATAGCAATCCCATCCGCGATAGTAGCAATGGCTAGCCATACCACACCAGATGAAGTGAGCCGCTTTTCCCATTTCGATACAATAGAGGAAAGAAGAACGGTTCGCGGAAGCTTATAGAGAGCGCGCAACTAACTACTACAACCAGAGCGTAAAAGAGAGGACATTCAAGGTCGGTGAACTAGTCTTGAAAATCGCCCCGCACGTACAAAGGAATGTCAGCGCTGGAAAATTTGCGAAAAATTGGGAAAGCCCTTTTACAATAAGAAAGGCGGAAGAAAGTGGATAGTACAAGCTTCGACGCATGAACAGAACTAAAGTTAAGACgcccatcaatggcaaatggTTGAAGAAATTTTACGCATAAGTCATGCCATGTAAACGCCCTCCTCGATAAATAAAGTAAGTTGCAAAAAAAAATGCTTTCGATTAACTGAAATTCTATAAAAGGTCTCAGGAtatccaagggcgcctgattgactgacaaactttacaaaaggtctcaggacagccaaaggcgcctggacTGACAAattttacaaaaggtctcagggcagccaagggcgcctgattgactgacaaacttTATAAaaagtctcagggcagccaagggctcctgatcgactgacattctacaaaaggtctcagggcatccAAGGGTGCCTGATCGACGGAcattctacaaaaggtctcagggcagccaagggcgcctgattgactgaaactttacaaaaggtctcagggcagccatgGGGACCCTGGTCGACTGACAAATTCtataaaaggtctcagggcagccaaaggcgcctgatagaCTAACACATTATACAAAGCTGCGGGACAGCCGAAAGCGCCTGATTGACTAAAAACCTTCAAAAGAgcctcagggcagccaaaggcgcctgatcgactggaaAATCCTGCAAAAGTCTCAAATTCTTCAAAAGAGTCTTCGGGAAAAACccaaaatccttggaaaaggggGGGGGTGTGtggaggggggagtaggcgcgtttaaccaacgccCGCCCCACCCAAAGACCCTTGAAACAAAGGGACAAAAAgggagggggagtaggcgcgtttaaccaacgccCGCTCCACCCAGTATCCTTGNNNNNNNNNNNNNNNNNNNNNNNNNNNNNNNNNNNNNNNNNNNNNNNNNNNNNNNNNNNNNNNNNNNNNNNNNNNNNNNNNNNNNNNNNNNNNNNNNNNNNNNNNNNNNNNNNNNNNNNNNNNNNNNNNNNNNNNNNNNNNNNNNNNNNNNNNNNNNNNNNNNNNNNNNNNNNNNNNNNNNNNNNNNNNNNNNNNNNNNNNNNNNNNNNNNNNNNNNNNNNNNNNNNNNNNNNNNNNNNNNNNNNNNNNNNNNNNNNNNNNNNNNNNNNNNNNNNNNNNNNNNNNNNNNNNNNNNNNNNNNNNNNNNNNNNNNNNNNNNNNNNNNNNNNNNNNNNNNNNNNNNNNNNNNNNNNNNNNNNNNNNNNNNNNNNNNNNNNNNNNNNNNNNNNNNNNNNNNNNNNNNNNNNNNNNNNNNNNNNNNNNNNNNNNNNNNNNNNNNNNNNNNNNNNNNNNNNNNNNNNNNNNNNNNNNNNNNNNNNNNNNNNNNNNNNNNNNNNNNNNNNNNNNNNNNNNNNNNNNNNNNNNNNNNNNNNNNNNNNNNNNNNNNNAAGAaacaaaaaggggggggggggagtaggcGAGTTTAACCAACGCCCGCCCCACCCAAAATCCTTGAAACAAAAGGACAAAAAAGGAGGGGAGTAAGCGCGCTTAACCAATACCCGCCTCACCCAGCATCCTTGAAATAAGATAATATCTACATAAAAAGGAGGGGAAACAGGCGCGTTTAGAAAACGTTCACCTCACCATCCTCACAAAAAAAAGAGAGGGGGGAGAGGGGGAAGGAGTAAGCGCTTTCAGCAAACATCCACTCCACCCAATAACCCCTTGATATACAAACAGATAACAATACTTTCAAATTAAAAAGCGAAGATCActtacacaaaaaaaaagaaacaaactaGATAACTCCCACAAAGGGACACACAACCTAACCAGCTATCAACGCTCGAGAACGAACAATGTCTGCGTCCAAAGCTTCCACCATTAAGCGACCATCGTCGCATTGCGCAGTAGCTAAACGAAGATCCTGATCAGCTTCATTCACCAGATTAAGGATGTTCTAAATAACACTACTCTCAACCTAGGCCCCATGGGCGACCGAAAGAGTATCCTCATGATCGTCGTATTCCTTGCGCACCTTATCCTGATGAATCAACCTGAGCGTCCACAATAGGCCCGCTTCCTCTTTCAGGATCAATAAACGAGCCAACTCGTCCTCGAGATAAGAGTAAGATACAAGCGTGGATGCAGCTGCTAAGGTCAAGGTATGTCCAACAAGTGGTAAGTCCCCCTGATGAGAGATCCAAAGATGTCAATCCGAGATGGCGCGATCCATAGTAGCTACCATCATCGGGGAACCCGAAAACAATCGATCGACCACATCACGAGCAGTGACACCCTCATCCAATGCCCTCCGTATCTCCAACGACACCCGACCGGACGATTCGGTTTGCCGAGCAGCTTGGTACACCTCATACTGTGCACCGAAATTCGCGCGTGTAGCGTCCCTATTCACCTTTCTCTGGGCCCGAAGCTCTTCAATGTCGGCTTTTATGAGCAGAAGTCGTTCCAGCTCGTCCCGCTTAAACGTTTCTGAGACTAACATGGGAATGGGTGCCAAGGCTTATACCCATGAAGAGAATTGGCCATGCTGGCGATTTGTTGATCAGAAAAAGTAGAGATGGATAtgatggcttaaaccaagaaacaaGAACTACATATGAAGACACATATATAAGAGGCTGGCGTGGATTACCATGCAATTAATCACCACCCCCCCCCTTTTTTCTGCACGACTAAACACGTGTCGACTCGTATCAAGGAAAAGGTGGCAATCCCAATATACACCGGATGTAAACACCGGGGACTCGAGAACTAAAGCTCATAGCCAACATGACAGTATTCACAAGGTAAAAAACAAGCAATTACCTAAAGAAGAACAATCCAATACAAACGACGGGGGTTGGGGGGTGAGGGGGGTGGGGGTGGGACATGAGAATCAAGAAAGAAAAGGACTCAGAAGGAAAGTGCGTAAAACGAACAATAAACAAGGAAAACTGAAAAAAACAACGCGTAGTTCAACCATCCGTCAACGCGCGACAATGAGTAATGTCCGTATCCACGGTCGTCACCATGAGCCTACCCTCATCACATTGGATATTGACTCGAGATAGTCCCCAATCGACATCACTCAATAGTTTATGGATATATCGAATGATCTTCCCCTTGGCCTTCGCCCCGCGAGCCAATGCAAGAGTGCCCTCATGCTCATCACGATCCCGACGTGCCACGTCCATACGGGCTTGTCTGAAATCGCGCAACACGCCTATCTCTTCCCGCATTATCAATAAACGTGCAAGCTCATCCCTGAGATAAGACGAATTCACAACCGCAGAAACAGCAGCCAAAGACAGAGTATGCCCGAGGAGGCGCGGAGCCGCATGACCAGAGATGTGCGAGCGGCAATCAACAATGGCATACCCGATGGTTGCTTTCATTGTCAGAGATTCAATAAGTAACAAGGCGGCAGCATTACGCGCTGTAACGGCATCGTCCAAGGCATGCTGGAGCGCGGATGTCAATCGTCCAGTTTCATCAGCGGCCTGGCGCGCCTCAAGGCACTCCGCAAGCTGAGTGAGCGTGGAAGCCCTACTAGCCGACCTATGACTACAAAGCATCTCGATCTCAGCCTCCACTAGTAGCAGGCGCGTTAATTCCAAATCTTTGAACATCGAGACTAACGCGGGAACTGGTGATAAAGTTAATACGTACCCGTGAAGATTGTGAGCCTGTGAAGTGTCAGGTAACAAATACAAAGTCAAGGACTGAAATTGATTAATTTGGAAGTTCGGTGTtgctatataaagaagaaaacgCCATAAATACTCCGACAAACCGTCCTGCCCTCAACGACACGAGGTACCAAAacgaataataataaataaatgatatAATGCATGAAAAGAGTTGGCTATTGGATCGTCCGACGActaacccaatagtcaggggactaatgttgatacatgaaaaataacaccCCTTAGTGGGTTGGGGATGCCCCAAAAGAGTAGGGATAAACTTgggtcaagaaataaggacttggggactaaacccaAGCCCACATAAAAGATACCCATAAAGGATGGAAGGACAAAAGAGGAATTAACAAAGAAGGAAGAGGTTATGTTAAGAAAtgacattagtggtaattaagaagGTTTAAGACATGTGACATGATGTCATGAAAAGAGGGGTTTTTagaaaaacctatataaagaaggacaaggtacaatggaaagacaactctctctcttactattattgGTATTGTGAGGTCATGTAtaatagctaggacgggtaggacctaaaCCGAAATTTGGGTATTAACAATCAACTTAATGGCGTTAATAAGTATAGGTAATTTTCAAGGGGATTTTGTGCAGAATCTTCGGTGAAAATCAACCAAGAGAGCCACACCTTTACTTAAACGGAGAGAGTGGGGCAAAAAAAAATTGTCACTTCGGGACAAAATATACTTAGAACCGGCCCTGCAGCAAGCATTCGATAACCAAATACTACTCATATGTCAAATACGTATTGTTAGCCCGATAACAACCGTCTCCGGTAGGACTAGCTACTCAAGCCGCTTAAACGCGAGCACCAGAGCGGCATCGTCCCAGGCAGACGCTGAGCGTGCAAGACTCCCGTGTTATTTACGGAGTAATTTCTATTTTCATTTCCTTTCCGTTAATTCCCTTCACAGATTTTTAAACGGAGAAACAGTAGTGTTTTCTTCTTTTCCATCTTATAGGACAGTTCGTAGTTCCAATTACACAACTGTTTCTCTCATCATAAACAACTAAAACTCAAGACCTAAATTCCCCCACATCCAAACCCTAGAaaattcttcaattcttctctaattttcaatttcaagcagaagaagttgagaaaaaccctaattagctctGGCGAATTGATAAATGGACATATTATTTGCACAGATCCAAGCGGATCTGCGCTCAAATGATGCATTACGTCAATCAGGTGCATTACTACAAGCATTACAACAATCAGCAGCAGGTAAAGACATATCAGTAATAGCAAAATCAGCTGTTGAAGAAATTGTAGCTGCACCAGCATCAGCAATATGTAAGAAGTTAGCATTTGATTTAATTAGATCTACTCGCTTAACATCTGATTTATGGGAAACTGTATGTATCGGTATAAGAAATGATTTTGATTTCCCTGATCCTGATgttactgctgctgctgtttcaATATTAGCTGCCATTCCTTCGTATCGTTTAGGTAAACTCATTAATGATTGTAACAAAGAGATTACCAATTGTTTTGATTCTGGTAGTGATAATTTAAGGTATTCGATTACTGAGACTTTAGGTTGTATTTTAGCGAGAGATGATATGGTTATTTTGTGCGAAAACAATGTGAATTTACTCGATAGGATATCGAATTGGTGGAGAAGGATCGGTCAGAATATGCTTGACAGATCTGATTCTGTTTCTAAAGTTGCTTTTGAATCAGTAGGGAGGTTGTTTCAGGAATTTGATTCCAAAAGAATGAGCCGTTTAGCTGGTGACAAACTTGTTGACAGTGAGAATTCATTAGCGACAAGGTCAAATTGGGTATCATTAACTGTGGATTTTGTTTGGAAAAAGAGAAATGCGTTAATGTCTAGGTCGTTGGTTTTGCCAATTGAGAGTTTTAGGGTTACTATATTTCCAATTGTGTATGCGGTTAAAGCAATTGGTTCAGGTTCTGTTGAAGTTTTCCGGAAGCTTTCGAAGGCTTCTGGTAACGGGGTTGTAGGTGCGAATATGCAGGAACTGGGAAATGCGGAGAAGGTTGTTGGAGTTTTAGATGTGGTTACACATTTGAATCCCTTTTTGTCTTCGTCGTTGGATCCAGCTTTGATATTTGAAGTTGGaataaatatgttatatttggctGATGTTCCTGGAGGTAAGCCTGAGTGGGCTTCTGCATCAATCACTGCAATTCTCACACTGTGGGATAGACAAGAGTTCTCGTCTGCTAGAGAAAGCATAGTCAGGGCCGTCGTCACCAACCTACACTTACTGGATCTCCATATGCAGGTACACACTTTCCCTCCTTTTCTCACACTCTCCCTCAGTTCATCATATCACATATTCATACCAGGTGCCCATTGTCCCTTCTAATTGAGTTACATAATATAGATCTTGTAGACATTTCATCTATGCATAGTCACCATAAAAACAAGTTTAGTATTTGCATCCTGTTATATACATCTACAGATAAGAAACAAAAGAATTAGAAAACAATGGTATCTTATTTTGATTAGCTTTTATGTTTAGTCTTTTAGCCATGCCCGTGATCAAATCAGCGAATAGCATAGCTTACCCGCTATTGGTATGTTTAAGACATGGGACTATGAGTGTATATATGACAATGTAGATGTGATCTTCTGTCATTAGAATTTAGAAACTTTGACCCACCTACTATATCTTCTCTTGTAGGTTTCTTTGTTTAAGAGATTGCTTCTGATGGTAAGAAACTTAAGAGCAGAATCAGATCGTATGCATGCTTTAGCATGCATTTGTCGGACAGCATTGTGTGTTGATCTTTTCGCAAAGGAGAGTGTCCGAAGAGGTCAGAAACCTCTTGCAGGAACTGATATTGTTTCACTTTTTGAGGAAGTGAGGGTAAAAGATGATCttaatagtattacaagtaagaGCTTATTTAGAGAAGAGCTGGTTGCTTCACTGGTAGAGAGTTGTTTTCAGTTATCTCTTCCATTACCCGAACAAAAGAATACTGGTACAGAAAGTAGAGTGATTGGCGCTTTAGCTTATGGAACTGGTTATGGTGCATTAAATTGGACGGAGCCGTCTCTGGAGGTTGTTGAAGTTTGTAAACCTTGTGTTAAATGGGACTGTGAGGGACGGACTTATGCTATTGATTGCTACTTAAAATTGCTGGTAAGGTTATGCCATATCTACGATACCAGGGGAGGTGTTAAAAGGCTCAAGGATGGAGCTTCTCAGGATCAGATTCTTAATGAGACAAGGCTACAAAACTTACAGCGTGAGCTTGTGAAAGAGTTGCGGGAGGTATGTTATCTACATTCTGTAAATATATACCGCTgttttgttatgtttgtaaatctCTCTTCAGTGAAACTTTTTTCTTCACGTGGCAAAACAAACTTTTTTCTTCACGTGGCAAAACAACCTGTTTATTATTAGAAGTAGGCTCTGGGAGCATATTGACTATTCAAAACGGGAATGGTTATTAACAGACATCCCACTTGTTAGGTGAACACTCCAAGAATTTGTGCCCGCGTAATTTGGGCTGTTGCTGAACACATTGATCTTGAAGGTCTAGATCCACTTTTAGCTGATGACCCAGAAGATCCGCTGAATATTATCATCACAAATATGCATAAGGTCTTGTTCAATGTGGATGCCTCCGCAAATACATCAAATAGGCTTCAAgatgtgcaagcagttcttctaTGCGCTCAGCGTTTGGGTTCACGCCATCCCAGAGCAGGACTGCTGTTGACAAAAGAACTAGAAGAATTTAGAAATAGTACCTTGGCTGATTCTGTAAACAAGCACCAGTGTCGTCTTATACTGCAGAGGCTTAAATACGTTGGAAATCACCAGGAAAGCAAGTAAGCCTCATCTTCTGCCGCCTGTTTTTTGGTGTGAAAATAGCATATATATGGTCAAGTTAGTTTTATTTCCTTGTTCCTTGAAGTAACTTTAATTCACCGCACTGGTAGCAATTTGCAGGGGAAAACATTATTTGCTAGTTTAATTATAATTTCTGATCTCTCTGCTAATTCCTTAGTTCAAGTTTCATCTGAGTAATTATATCTAAAAATGTGCCCTTTTCAGGTGGGCTGGAGTTAGTGAGACTAGAGGAGATTATCCGTTTAGCCACCACAAGCTTACCGTTCAGTTTTATGAAGCAGCTGCTGCCCAAGACAGAAAATTGGAAGGATTGGTTCACAAGGCCATTCAAGAGCTATGGAGGCCAGATCCTAGTGAATTAACTGTTTTACTGACAAAAGGAATCGCCTCTACTTCCCTGAAGGTGCCTCCAACTGCAGCTACCTTGAGTGGTAGTAGTGATCCATGCTTTGTTGAAGCATATCATTTGACAGACTCGAATGATGGAAGGTTCACCTTGCATCTCAAGGTTAGGCCTTCGACCTGGGCATAGTTTTAGTATAACTTGTATTTGTTCCAGAGTTTTGTTGTTTGACTTGCTTTATCTTACTAGGCTCTTCTATAATATGAAGATTGAAGTGTGACTATGACACTATGTTTGCTTGTTTTGTCTTTGGGCAAGCGAAACCGGTTTGATGCAGGAGAAGTCCGAGTGTGAACTCTAACTTGAATAAAGAAATTTTCAATTGCTCGTTCTCGTAGAGAGCAAATTCCTAAATATATATGCCCATAGTCGTCATGTAAGGTGCTTACCTCGGATATATGTGCTGCAGGTCCTGAACTTGACTGAATTAGAACTTAGCAGGGTTGATATACGTGTCGGTGTATCTGGTGCACTATTTTTCATGGATGGATCTCCTCAAGCAGTGCGGCAGCTGCGTAATCTTGGTTCACAGGTTCTATTGGAAACTTAAATGAGTAGATCTTTCTGTCCATCTCTAGTAATTAGCCATCTTATACACTACATGTTCACTGAAGACATAAATTTTTCCTTGTTGCAATTTCGAGCTTCTAATCTACGACATTGTGGCTTTCTGATTGTTATTGTTTATGATATTTACTTGGTGTTGGTGTTGCTAGGATCCAGTGCTGTGCAGTGTGACGATGGGTGTCTCCCAGTTTGAGAGAAGTGCTCTTTGGGTTCAAGTGTTGTATTACCCATTCTATGGAAGTGGTGGTCCAGGAGACTACGAAGGAGATTATACGGAAGAAGATCCTCAAGTTATGAGACAAAAGAGAAGCTTAAGGCCAGAGCTAGGAGAACCTGTGGTTTTGAGATGTCAACCTTACaagattcccttaactgatcttcTCTTGCCACACAAAATCTCTCCTGTCGAATATTTCCGACTTTGGCCTAGTTTGCCGGCTGTATTGGAATACACAGGTGCATATACTTATGAAGGAAGTGGTTTCAAAGCTACTGCCGCACAGCAATATGGGGCTTCTCCCTTCCTCAGCGGTCTCAAGTCTCTCTGTTCTAAGCCTTTCCATAATGTCTGCTCTCACATTCTCCGCACGGTTGCAGGGTTTCAAGTAAGTCCcatatttctttgttttgttatttTAATATCTAATGATTTGACTATGGGTTATCTAATGATTCTTTAGGCTACGTTGATGAAATACTTCAGTATATTGTATGTTCCTAACCCCATCATGAGGACTGTATTCCTTCTTGAAATCCTGCTTGCTTTCTCATTTGATTACCACTAGTAGCTATTCTATTTTCTGAGTGGAAATTGGTCTTTCTGTACATGGAACAGCTTTGCTTTGCTGCCAAAACCTGGTATGGAGGTTTCGTGGGAATGATGATCTTTGGTGCCAGTGAAGTTAGCAGGAATGTTGACCTAGGAGATGAAACGACAACTATGATGTGTAAATTTGTGATCAGAGCCTCTGATGCGTCAATCACTAAGGAGATTGAATCAGATCTGCAGGGGTGGTTAGACGATATTACAGGTGGGGATGTAGAATACATGCCTGAAGATGAAGTCAAACAGGCTAGCATTGAAAGACTACGCATATCAATGGAGCGGATAGCACTGCTTAAGGCTGCTCAGCCTCCACTTAAAGATCCCAACCTTGATGACGAGTCTGAAGAAGAATCAGAAGAGGGATCAgacgaggaagaggaagaggaaaagaa
The nucleotide sequence above comes from Papaver somniferum cultivar HN1 chromosome 8, ASM357369v1, whole genome shotgun sequence. Encoded proteins:
- the LOC113302783 gene encoding protein TPLATE-like isoform X2, which translates into the protein MDILFAQIQADLRSNDALRQSGALLQALQQSAAGKDISVIAKSAVEEIVAAPASAICKKLAFDLIRSTRLTSDLWETVCIGIRNDFDFPDPDVTAAAVSILAAIPSYRLGKLINDCNKEITNCFDSGSDNLRYSITETLGCILARDDMVILCENNVNLLDRISNWWRRIGQNMLDRSDSVSKVAFESVGRLFQEFDSKRMSRLAGDKLVDSENSLATRSNWVSLTVDFVWKKRNALMSRSLVLPIESFRVTIFPIVYAVKAIGSGSVEVFRKLSKASGNGVVGANMQELGNAEKVVGVLDVVTHLNPFLSSSLDPALIFEVGINMLYLADVPGGKPEWASASITAILTLWDRQEFSSARESIVRAVVTNLHLLDLHMQVSLFKRLLLMVRNLRAESDRMHALACICRTALCVDLFAKESVRRGQKPLAGTDIVSLFEEVRVKDDLNSITSKSLFREELVASLVESCFQLSLPLPEQKNTGTESRVIGALAYGTGYGALNWTEPSLEVVEVCKPCVKWDCEGRTYAIDCYLKLLVRLCHIYDTRGGVKRLKDGASQDQILNETRLQNLQRELVKELREVNTPRICARVIWAVAEHIDLEGLDPLLADDPEDPLNIIITNMHKVLFNVDASANTSNRLQDVQAVLLCAQRLGSRHPRAGLLLTKELEEFRNSTLADSVNKHQCRLILQRLKYVGNHQESKWAGVSETRGDYPFSHHKLTVQFYEAAAAQDRKLEGLVHKAIQELWRPDPSELTVLLTKGIASTSLKVPPTAATLSGSSDPCFVEAYHLTDSNDGRFTLHLKVLNLTELELSRVDIRVGVSGALFFMDGSPQAVRQLRNLGSQCCAV
- the LOC113302783 gene encoding protein TPLATE-like isoform X1, with the protein product MDILFAQIQADLRSNDALRQSGALLQALQQSAAGKDISVIAKSAVEEIVAAPASAICKKLAFDLIRSTRLTSDLWETVCIGIRNDFDFPDPDVTAAAVSILAAIPSYRLGKLINDCNKEITNCFDSGSDNLRYSITETLGCILARDDMVILCENNVNLLDRISNWWRRIGQNMLDRSDSVSKVAFESVGRLFQEFDSKRMSRLAGDKLVDSENSLATRSNWVSLTVDFVWKKRNALMSRSLVLPIESFRVTIFPIVYAVKAIGSGSVEVFRKLSKASGNGVVGANMQELGNAEKVVGVLDVVTHLNPFLSSSLDPALIFEVGINMLYLADVPGGKPEWASASITAILTLWDRQEFSSARESIVRAVVTNLHLLDLHMQVSLFKRLLLMVRNLRAESDRMHALACICRTALCVDLFAKESVRRGQKPLAGTDIVSLFEEVRVKDDLNSITSKSLFREELVASLVESCFQLSLPLPEQKNTGTESRVIGALAYGTGYGALNWTEPSLEVVEVCKPCVKWDCEGRTYAIDCYLKLLVRLCHIYDTRGGVKRLKDGASQDQILNETRLQNLQRELVKELREVNTPRICARVIWAVAEHIDLEGLDPLLADDPEDPLNIIITNMHKVLFNVDASANTSNRLQDVQAVLLCAQRLGSRHPRAGLLLTKELEEFRNSTLADSVNKHQCRLILQRLKYVGNHQESKWAGVSETRGDYPFSHHKLTVQFYEAAAAQDRKLEGLVHKAIQELWRPDPSELTVLLTKGIASTSLKVPPTAATLSGSSDPCFVEAYHLTDSNDGRFTLHLKVLNLTELELSRVDIRVGVSGALFFMDGSPQAVRQLRNLGSQDPVLCSVTMGVSQFERSALWVQVLYYPFYGSGGPGDYEGDYTEEDPQVMRQKRSLRPELGEPVVLRCQPYKIPLTDLLLPHKISPVEYFRLWPSLPAVLEYTGAYTYEGSGFKATAAQQYGASPFLSGLKSLCSKPFHNVCSHILRTVAGFQLCFAAKTWYGGFVGMMIFGASEVSRNVDLGDETTTMMCKFVIRASDASITKEIESDLQGWLDDITGGDVEYMPEDEVKQASIERLRISMERIALLKAAQPPLKDPNLDDESEEESEEGSDEEEEEEKKKRKKKGKKENGVDEEEDDETKGPSTLSKLTAEEAEHRALQAAVLQEWYMLSKENSRTQVH